The Labrus bergylta chromosome 15, fLabBer1.1, whole genome shotgun sequence genome includes a region encoding these proteins:
- the LOC136182793 gene encoding CMRF35-like molecule 1, with amino-acid sequence MLHHVLITMTHSLSTAAAGDKRVTFRVGEDATLSCENVIQGQQKCEYTTWFLDLGNNAAVELVVEGQVKNSGVKSDRLRVTEDCSLVIKKIREEDAGRYLCLQDIPGRRTDDVTQVDLSVTKSDDARETTRPPTTRPPTPPPTTTTRPPPTTTTTTTTTTTTTTTTTGQHGDCTGSSDLDLVMLALRVAELLLITVITVLLFRARGNQRAPDDITVYYDGDEGSVNYENVGEPSASVRLH; translated from the exons ATGTTACATCATGTTCTAATAACTATGACACATAGTTtatcaacagcagcagctggagatAAAAGAGTCACATTCAGAGTTGGAGAGGACGCCACGTTGTCTTGTGAAAATGTGATACAAGGTCAACAGAAGTGTGAATATACGACATGGTTCTTAGATTTAGGAAACAACGCAGCAGTAGAGCTGGTTGTAGAAGGTCAGGTTAAAAACTCTGGAGTTAAATCAGACAGACTGAGAGTTACAGAGGACTGTTCTCTGGTTATAAAGAagatcagagaggaggatgctggACGTTATCTCTGTCTACAGGACATACCAGGAAGAAGAACAGACGATGTGACTCAAGTTGATCTCTCTGTTACCAAGA GCGACGACGCAAGAGAAACAACAAGACCACCAACAACAagaccaccaacaccaccaccaacaacaacaacaagaccaccaccaacaacaacaacaacaacaacaacaacaacaacaacaacaacaacaacaacaggtcaACACGGCG ATTGTACAGGTTCTTCTGATCTGGACTTGGTCATGTTGGCTCTGCGTGTGGCTGAACTCCTCCTGATTACTGTGATCACTGTTCTTCTCTTCAGAGCTCGAG GGAACCAGAGagcacctgatgacatcact GTGTATTATGATGGAGATGAAGGCTCAGTGAACTATGAAAATGTTGGAGAACCTTCTGCTTCTGTCAGGCTCCACTGA
- the LOC109975987 gene encoding hepatitis A virus cellular receptor 1 homolog produces the protein MNELKWIQTSLLLTALLQFAAAFLVKRVTFRVGEDATLSCQTVIQGQRKCEYTTWFLDLGNNAAVELVVEGQVRRNSRVKSDRLRVTEDCSLVIKKIREEDAGRYECLQYISGGRTGDVTGVLLSVTKSENTKPEPTRPTTRPPITRPPPTTTRPPSTRPPPTTPTRPPITTIRPPPTTTTRPPPPTTTKPPTTTAATTDWRWWLIFVPVVVFIVLLMVVVKVIRRKGNRTQMSDDVADPEGGVSYASIRYNKKGKREARVCAKDDADDGSVTYASVKASSSSTAAGASADPSILYATINKEKK, from the exons ATGAACGAGCTCAAATGGATTCAAACTTCTTTACTTCTCACAGCGCTGCTTCAGTTTGCTG CCGCATTTCTAGTTAAAAGAGTCACATTCAGAGTTGGAGAGGACGCCACGTTGTCTTGTCAAACTGTGATACAAGGTCAACGGAAGTGTGAATATACGACATGGTTCTTAGATTTAGGAAACAACGCAGCAGTAGAGCTGGTTGTAGAAGGGCAGGTTAGAAGAAACTCTAGAGTTAAATCAGACAGACTGAGAGTTACAGAGGACTGTTCTCTGGTTATAAAGAagatcagagaggaggatgctggACGTTATGAGTGTCTACAGTACAtatcaggaggaagaacaggcGATGTGACTGGAGTTCTTCTCTCTGTTACCAAGA GTGAGAACACCAAACCAGAACCAACAAGACCAACAACCAGACCACCAATAACCagaccaccaccaacaacaacaagaccacCATCAACCagaccaccaccaacaacaccaacaagaccaccaataacaacaataagaccaccaccaacaacaacaacaagaccgccaccaccaacaacaacaaaaccaccaacaacaacagctgctacTACAg ACTGGCGTTGGTGGTTGATCTTCGTGCCCGTGGTGGTTTTTATAGTTCTGTTAATGGTCGTTGTGAAAGTCATCAGACGGAAAG GAAACAGAACGCAGATGAGTGACGATGTT GCTGATCCTGAAGGCGGGGTTTCCTACGCCTCCATCAGATACAACAAGAAGGGGAAAAGAGAAGCTCGG GTTTGTGCTAAAGACGATGCTGACGATGGTTCAGTGACCTATGCCTCCGtcaaagcttcttcttcttctactgctgcAGGAGCCTCTGCTGATCCCAGCATCCTCTACGCCACCatcaacaaagagaagaaataa